In a single window of the Bos taurus isolate L1 Dominette 01449 registration number 42190680 breed Hereford chromosome 23, ARS-UCD2.0, whole genome shotgun sequence genome:
- the OR2B6 gene encoding olfactory receptor family 2 subfamily B member 6 translates to MIAVNESIPLEFILLGFSDRPWLEFPLFVVFFISYMVTIFGNLTIILVSRLDSRLQTPMYFFLTNLSLLDLCYTTSTVPQLLVNLHSTRKVISYGGCVAQLFIFLALGATECVLMPVMCFDRFVAICRPLHYSVIMHQRLCLQLAAASWITGFSNALWFSILALQLPLCGPFVLDHFLCEVPALFKLSCVDTIANEAELFFLSMLFHLVPFTLIVISYAFIARAVLRIQSAEGRQKAFGTCGSHLLVVSLFYGTAISMYMQPPSPTSKDRGKTVSLFYGIVAPMLNPLIYALRNKEVKEAFKRLVARVFSIRK, encoded by the coding sequence ATGATTGCAGTAAATGAGAGCATCCCCCTGGAGTTCATTCTCTTAGGCTTCTCAGATCGACCATGGCTAGAGTTTCCACTCTTTGTGGTCTTCTTCATATCTTACATGGTCACTATCTTTGGGAATCTGACCATTATTCTAGTGTCACGCCTGGACTCCAGACTCCAGACTCCCATGTATTTCTTTCTTACCAATCTGTCACTTCTAGATCTTTGCTACACCACAAGTACAGTTCCACAATTGCTGGTAAATTTGCACAGCACCAGGAAGGTAATTAGTTATGGTGGCTGTGTGGCCCAGCTGTTCATATTTCTGGCTTTGGGGGCCACTGAATGTGTTCTGATGCCCGTCATGTGCTTTGATAGGTTTGTAGCTATTTGTCGGCCTCTCCATTACTCAGTCATCATGCACCAAAGGCTCTGCCTCCAGTTGGCAGCTGCATCCTGGATTACTGGTTTCAGCAACGCATTGTGGTTTTCTATCCTGGCTCTCCAACTGCCACTCTGTGGCCCCTTTGTACTAGATCACTTTCTCTGTGAAGTCCCTGCTCTGTTCAAATTGTCATGTGTTGACACCATAGCAAATGAGGCTGAACTCTTCTTTCTAAGTATGCTATTCCATCTAGTACCCTTTACACTTATTGTTATATCATATGCTTTTATTGCCCGAGCAGTGTTGAGGATCCAATCTGCTGAAGGCAGACAAAAAGCGTTTGGAACTTGTGGCTCCCATCTACTTGTGGTGTCACTTTTTTATGGTACAGCCATCTCCATGTACATGCAGCCACCTTCACCCACCTCCAAGGACCGGGGAAAGACGGTTTCCCTCTTTTATGGAATTGTTGCACCCATGCTGAATCCCCTGATATATGCACTTAGAAACAAAGAGGTAAAGGAGGCCTTTAAAAGGTTAGTGGCAAGAGTCTTCTCAATCaggaaataa